DNA from Methanobrevibacter sp.:
CTTTGAGAAATCACATTTAAAGTAGCAGTTAATAACTCACTTCCAGGAATAGCCACCATATAAATCACCACATAACATTTTTAATAAATTTGAAATCATTTTAACAACGTATTTTTTTTATAATATAATAAACCTAAAACAGCAATTACAATTAATAAAACAAATGTAAAAGCAGTATATTCTATTGAAACAATATTAATAGTGCTCATATCCCCCATATTAACAGAGATAATATTTGGAAGGAATAGTGAAACAACCAAACAATAAATTCCCAATATAAAATACATACTTCCAAAATTTTTATATGAATTATCAATTAACTTTAATTTTTTACAACCAAAGAACACACAAAGAATAACAAGATTAAACAAGACTGATGTTAATAAACTAACTTGCAGAGAATTTAATCCGAAAATAGACTCTTTAGATCCAATACAAATTACAGTCATCAGAATAAAACTTAAATAAGACAGTAAAATAACTTGCATAAATGTTCTTTCATGACTTTTTTCTTTGATAATTATATATCCTGCCAGCATTAGCAGAAATGCAATTAAAAACAATAGAGTATAGTTATAAATGCCCATAATTGAATTTAACTGGACTTTAAATAAGTCAAGGAGATAAACAATAATCAAAGTAGATACAAATGAACATATAGTTAATTTAGCCAAATTTCCATTAGACTTAATATTAGAACTAACAACCAACCCCATCAATAAAGCAAAAATTATTATCGAAACAATAAGGCCAACTGACCACAATAAACTAAACCCCATAATATCGCCAAACTATTTTTTAAGTAATTTAGATACAAAAACTGTTATAAAAAATCCGCAGAACAGGACAATAATCAATAATGCAATATTATTTACAGTAAATAATTCATTGCTCTTGGTATTATCACTTGAATCATTAGTTAAATTTTCACTTTCATTTTTCACTTCTTTAACAGAAGAGCCATTATCTGCCGCAGAGGCTGAAGATGAAGATTGAACTTGATTATTCTGATTTGAATCATAAGATTTAGAAGAACTAGAACCACTATAATGAGATTCGGAACTGCCTGAAGAACTATAACCTCCAGAAGAATGTCCTGAACTAGATGAATGACTTGAACTACCTGAAGAGCTGGAAGCTGAATGACTGGAAGAACTGGAGCCTCCAGAAGAAGATCCGGAACTGCCTGAAGAACTAACTGATTCAGAAGTTACTTCCTCCACATACTCAGAACCGTGCCCCGGATGAGCACTTACTGCAGATGCAGCAAAAGATATCATGAAAATAATTGTAATAAACAATGCTAATTTTTTATACCTCATTTTATCACCACATTATAAATTAAATTTAATTAAACAATCTGAAACCCATTTAATTAAATTTAACTTAAAAAAAATAAAAAAATAATAACTCAGAGAGTTATTACTTTAAAAACTATTTTTTATCACGTTTTATATAACCTACACCTAATAATATTCCAATAGCCAATACACCAATTAAAGCATATATTAAACTATTTGAATCAACAGATTTAGCAGCTGGAGATTTGGAAATTTCATATGATTTTGCATCCCCTTGGTCATTTTGTGAATCATCAGCTTCATTATTTTGAGCAGAAACACTTGCAGATGGACTGGAAATTACAGAACCTGAAGTTCCAACACTACTGGATTGTGAAGGATTGACATTAGGCACTTGTGCATTTGAATTACTGTTAGAATTACTATTTGAGCTAGAATTAGAATTTGTGTTTGAATTTGAATTGCTATTATTAGAGTTCTGATTCATAGCTTTTAATAAATCTTCTTTAGTAACATTAGCAAGACTTTTCAAGTAGGAAATAGAATTGAATCCCGCACCTACGCCTTGTTTTAACATGTTAAATTGTTCTTCAGTAATCCATTTTTCACTTACAGTTGTAATAGTCGGTCTGGATTTAATGTCATCATTAGGTCTATTACCATACATGTCAATAAATCCTTTAATCATATTAGCACGTTGTGCTTCACTAGTTACATATTTGCTGGTGTCAATTTTACCATTTTGGAAATTTACAATCATTGCCCTACCTATTTTAAGATTGTCATCCCATACAATAAGAACACCTTGTGATAAACCGTTTTCGGTTTCATTTTTTGGTAATTTTTGTACAAAGAAATTACCTAAACCAGGAGACAAATCTAATAAATAAGTTAGACTATCATCTTTACAATAAATGTTAGATGCAATGTAAGTGTAAGACTCGTTTTCACTTAATGGATAATTATTCTGGATATAATCAGTTATGAAAAATCCAGGTTGTACACCAGGACATACGTGAGCATGGTACAAGAAAGTTGCCATTTGGTCAAATAACGGATGTTCATTCCATGCATTAATAATAGTTTGCACATTAAACCAGTTTCCATCAGGAACAAAAGTTTTTTCAATAGCCCTTAATTTAGCACTATTGTTTAATGTTTCAAATCCAATATCGACAACCCTTTTACCGTCAAGATTTCCAACGAAGAAATCTTTAGTATCAGGATTATATCTTAAGTAAATCATATTTACTAAATCAGAATCAGGATAACGGATTGCAAACGCAAACCATAAAGGTTTCCATACAGCTTGGTGGAGACTTAATAAGTTTTGACTGTATAAGGTTCCTCCAAATACTTCAAAAATACCATCACGTGCAATTACAGTATCTTGACCATTTAAGAAAGCGTATCCTGCATCAGTTAAAGCAAGGAAATCAACGTCATCTCTTTCAATGTCAATACCCAATTCATCTTTAAATATTTTCTTAGCTTCATTAGCTGCATCGGTACCTATTTGTTTAATTTCAGCATCAGTTAATTTAGAATGACCATCATCAGAAACAGTAGCCCTTGTAGCTGACGGGAGATTTAATGATAAAATATATTTTAAGTCTAATCCATGACCATCAACACCATATTCTGCAGGTTCACCATCATAGGTTACATTTGCAGTAGTTCCCATCAAGTAATTATAATGTTCTTCAGTCAAACCTGTAAATTCATATAAGAAATCGACTAATTTTTCAGGATTACTGTTAATTTTTTTAATCCACCAGGAACAATATTTCAATTCTTCTAAACTTCCACCATCAGGGTTTATTTTAGTTTCTTTAGTAAAGAGTTTTTTAAGTTTAGTAGAATTAAAGGACATGATAATTAAATCACCAGTTTTTAATTTAGCATTCCATTTAATAAAACCGATCATATTTTCAGTAGCGCCAGTATTAGTAGTGTTCATACCAGTATAACCAGTTTTACCAATTGTATCATCTAAAAAGAATAATGCAGCATCATCATCTGATCCGCCAGGAACGCCAAGTACTTTATATGCAGTTATATCCGCAGGAGAGCCGACACCGCCAGGATTTGTTTCTTGTTCAGGAGGATAGTACTTCAATAAAGCTTGAATAATACTGTATCCGCCTAAAGTACCTTCACAAATATGACCATGGAAAGCAGCTTCTTGAAGAATCTCTCTAGAAACACCAGCAGACCAACCATTTGCCAAACTTGCAAAAGCCCATGAATTTTCACCTACAACCGCTTTGTAATATTTATTCCATTGGGATTTAGTCATGTTCTCAGAAATAGTGCCCAAATATGAATATTTTGTAGACCCGTTTTGGAAAACGACAGCTTTTAACTCATTTCCTTTTTTAACAATAAAAGCAAAGTCAATAGGATCAACAGCACTTTGACGTAACATCAATATATTACTATAAGATACCTTGCCATAGTTAACAATTGCTTCCATTGTATCTTCACTAGTTTTACCTTTATATTTTGCAACACCTGCTGTAGTGATGGCCAAAACATCATCCGCATTGTCAAAATCAAGATATTTATCCGCCTGAACAGTTACTTCATGTCCTAATTTGTAACTTTCAGAGGCTTTCATATCAAAGGTAACATTAGGTAAAACAGAGTTACCTACAGGAGTGATAATTTTATATTGAGTTAAGTATCCAGGTGCATAAATAGAAATATTAAGTTTATCCGCATTTGTAGAGTTAATTACAACATTATAATAGTTGGATGAACTATTATACTCTTTTGAGACAATATGTTTATTATTAACCATAATAGTCGGATTTATTTTTCCATTATCTTCAGAATATTGATAATTAACGGCAACATTTAAATTTGCCAAATCCTCTTGAGGCATACCATCCTGTTGAATATCAGTGGAATTTGAATCTCCAAGAGTTGATTCATCAATATCATTTGCACAAACACCACCCATCATTAGCAAAACAAGCATACTAAAAAATAAAAGTGAAATTAACCGTTTGTTAATAATTTTACCCCCATTTTTCTTTAAATTCAGTTGTATTCATAAGTAAATACACATAATATGAAAAAATTAATCATATGAATACATTTTAAAAGTTAAAGTAATACACATATAAATATAGTTATTACTAAAGTTAATTAAAATTATAAAAAAGTATTACTATTTCATTATTTTAACACATGGAAATACCTAATTATAAAATCATTACCTCCCATATTAACATACATATGTCAATTAACTAAAAACATTATAATAAAGGAGTTATTTACTGAAATATATCCTAAATTTATTAAAAACTAAAATAAAAAGAGGTTTAGTCTTTTTTAAAAAAGTAATAAGTAACTTTGTTATATTTTTAGCAATTATAAGAAATAATAAATTATTAGTTAAATTAAAAAGTAATACAATTCGAAAAAAATATTCTGAACATGTAATATTCAAATAATACCTCCTTTCCAGCATTAATTATAAAGCAGTGACTTCGAATATGGAGCTCTACAAATAATGAAACAAATTGGATTGGTACAATTACTAGGTATTTTTTTGTTTGAAGAAATAAAAGAGTCTTTATAATCTAAAAAAAACAATCATAGCAATATTTCAATTCACCCCTCCATTTTTGAAACTAGATATATTTATAATATCTAAAACATAAATATTAAAATACTATATAAAGGGATGATTATGAAAACTGGAAATGGTATTGTAAAAAAATATTCACGGGAGTATAAGCGGACGCTTAAAAGCGGCGAGCAGAAGAAATATACTACTCAACAAATACAAATCACCATTCCAAAAAATGAAGATATTTATCAGGACAAAGAAGAAGTTTTAATTATTCCAAATAACGAAATTGAAAATTTCAAGGGCCTAGAAGAAGAAATTGAATTTTTAAAAGTCGCTAATTATTTTTATGTTGAGGAAGTGGAAGAGTTGCAAAAAAAGATTGATGAAAATTTAGACTTTACTTCAGAATACAAAAAGGAAATTGAAAAATTAAAAAATGAAATCAATTCTTTAAAAGACATTGAAGATGAATACAAATCAATGAAAAAAAGTAACATTGACTCATTAAAGCAGGAAAACCTAAACATAAAAGATAAGCATTCCAAGTTAATTGTTGAAAATGAAAACCTGAAAACAAAATTTACCAATATTAAAATTGAAAATGAAAACCTGAAAACTAGATATACAAGCATTAAAGAAGAAAATAAGAATCTTAAAAACAAATGTTCTAACTTAAAAGACGAACATGCAACTATTAAAGACAGTTACAATCAAATTTCAACTAAATATGACCAGTTAAAACAAGAAAGTTTCAACACAAGAACCAACTATGCCGAAATATATGAAATGAACGAAAATTTAGAAAAAGAATATGATTCACTTCGTCTAGAATATAATGAGTTAGTTGACAGATTCAATGAGTTGGAAGAAGAATTGTATAAAGTCAAGTCCACAAAATCCCATAACGAATTTATTGCAAACAAAGTTAAAGAATTTATTTTAAAAAACGGGAAGTAAAAAGTTTAGTAATCATCCTGAAACTCAGGATTCCATCTCTTAAGTCCAGGAATAACAAACGCTGTAATACCAGTTGCTTGTGTTTCGGATAATCTCGGATTTTTATCCATCATTTCCCTTGTTTTTCTTATAATCATTTCCTGTAGAGTTATATCCGGTTCAGTGTATTCACCATTTTGATAACAATCACAACAAAATTCCGGATTTAAACTTCCATCCTTATTGGTTCCATAATCTGCTTTTACAATTGGTCTGCCACATGAATTGCAAAATCCCATAATAAAAACTCCATTAAAAAAAATAGTTGTAAATTAGAATAAATCTAATTTACTCGTCTTTCACTTCAATATTTTCATCTTCATCCATAGCAAGTCTCATGTTGTCAGGATCCGGGTCGAAATGTTCTAAGAAGTCTTGTGCAGCCCTTCTTACATCTCTAGAACCGATAATGTATCTGCCGGCAATAATGATGTTTGCACCTTTGTTAATAGCTTCTTCAACATTGTTAGGTTTGATACCACCAGCAACAGCAATAAGTCCTTTATCACCGAGTTTTGCTTTAATATCTTTAATATTACCCCATTCAGTCATGTCGCTTGTATCTTCACCATGTTCTGCTCTGTAGGTTTCCATATCAACATTTCTGTGTAATAAAACAATATCCGGTTTTAATCCTTCAGGAAGTTTAGCTAACTTTTCTTCAAATTCAGCCACGTTCATCATGTCAAGGATTGAATAGATTCCTTGTTTTTGAGTTTCATGGATGGCTTTTGCAATAGATTCAACAGTACCAAGACCGGAAATAGCCACTGCATCAGCAGTTTCGTCTGCAGCCATTTTAACTTCTACACGACCCACATCTAAAGTTTTTAAATCAGCTATAATGAATGCATCAGGACGTAATGCTCTGATTTTTCCGATAATTCCGACACCGAATTTTTTAACGAGCGGAGTACCTGCTTCGAGTAAAATCCTGTCGTTGTCAGGCAGATCATTAATGATTTTTTCCATTGCCGCTTCATTATCTAAGTCAAGTGCAACTTGCAGGTATGGTGGTGACCAAAGTTTTTTGACTTTGAATCCCATAATCGGGTGAGTTCCACGGTCTTTTTCTGCCAATACTTTGTCAATAGATGGATAATCTTCCATTGCTCTTCTGATAGCCAATTTAGTTGCGCCGTAGTTGTATTGATAAATTTTTCTGTAATCTTTAGCAGAAGGATCTATGAATACACTTACATTTATCACGATGTCTTCCACAATTTCTTTTGGAATGTATCCGTCTTCTACTGCATCAGCTACTGCTCTTGCAACAGCAGTTTGTGCAGGTCCAAATATTTTGCCTGCATCTTCTAAATCTCCAACAGTTACTTTAGGAATGATTAAAGTAGCTGGTTTAGTCATTAAATTTGGTCTAATTACACTTGTTAAAGGAGTGTGTCCTACAGATAAGTTTGATAAACCATTAGCAAAAGCCTGACCAACAGGGCCAAATTTATCACCGATTAATAAATCAATGTGTGCTAATTCAGGGCCATCTCCAATAAGAGCTTCTCCTATTTTATACATTGGGTCCATTAAATTTCCTCCATATTAAGTTATTAGTTTATTTATAAATATAATTATTTATTGGAAGTTAATCCTTCTTGAGATATCTTTAGGTAAAGGTAATCTTCTGAAAGGTTTTCCTTCACATTCATCATTGATTTCAGCAATTAACTCATCAACAGTCATATCAACTTTTTCACCGGTTTTACGAACAGTTACTTGGAATTTACCAGATTCAACTTCTTTATCTCCAACAACAAAGATGTAAGGAATCCATTCTTTAGCGGCATTTCTGATTTTTTTACCTACGCTTTCATCTCTATCATCAACATCTACACGGATATTTGAATCATTGATTTTTGAATATAATTCCTCTGCAAATTCTTTATGGGATTCGCCGACAGTTAAGATTCTTGCCTGAATCGGACTTAGCCAGGTTGGCAGCATCGGAGCTTTATCATTTAATTCAATTGCTGTTTTTTCAAGCATTGCACATAAAACCCTTTCAATACTTCCAGTCGGTGAACAGTGCAAAACTGTTGGATTATGTTGAGCCCCATCTTCACCTAAGTAAGAAATACCGAATCTCTTACCACTTTCAACATCGATTTGAACAGTCGGATTTTCAATTGGACGGCCCAAAGCATCAATATTTGCTAAATCGATTTTGCATACCCAGTAATGATGTCTTTCAGGTAAGATTTCAAGTAAAATAGGTTTTTGGAATTTTTCAGCTATTTCATACATCCATTCTTCATTTTCTTCAAAGAAATCCTGAGTTGCTCTGAAAATTACTTCAAAGTCCAAATCCAAATCCTTGCCTGTCTGCATACACATGTCAGTTTGCTTTGAGAATTCCTTAAG
Protein-coding regions in this window:
- a CDS encoding DUF2162 family putative transporter, yielding MGFSLLWSVGLIVSIIIFALLMGLVVSSNIKSNGNLAKLTICSFVSTLIIVYLLDLFKVQLNSIMGIYNYTLLFLIAFLLMLAGYIIIKEKSHERTFMQVILLSYLSFILMTVICIGSKESIFGLNSLQVSLLTSVLFNLVILCVFFGCKKLKLIDNSYKNFGSMYFILGIYCLVVSLFLPNIISVNMGDMSTINIVSIEYTAFTFVLLIVIAVLGLLYYKKNTLLK
- a CDS encoding FmdE family protein, which codes for MLVLLMMGGVCANDIDESTLGDSNSTDIQQDGMPQEDLANLNVAVNYQYSEDNGKINPTIMVNNKHIVSKEYNSSSNYYNVVINSTNADKLNISIYAPGYLTQYKIITPVGNSVLPNVTFDMKASESYKLGHEVTVQADKYLDFDNADDVLAITTAGVAKYKGKTSEDTMEAIVNYGKVSYSNILMLRQSAVDPIDFAFIVKKGNELKAVVFQNGSTKYSYLGTISENMTKSQWNKYYKAVVGENSWAFASLANGWSAGVSREILQEAAFHGHICEGTLGGYSIIQALLKYYPPEQETNPGGVGSPADITAYKVLGVPGGSDDDAALFFLDDTIGKTGYTGMNTTNTGATENMIGFIKWNAKLKTGDLIIMSFNSTKLKKLFTKETKINPDGGSLEELKYCSWWIKKINSNPEKLVDFLYEFTGLTEEHYNYLMGTTANVTYDGEPAEYGVDGHGLDLKYILSLNLPSATRATVSDDGHSKLTDAEIKQIGTDAANEAKKIFKDELGIDIERDDVDFLALTDAGYAFLNGQDTVIARDGIFEVFGGTLYSQNLLSLHQAVWKPLWFAFAIRYPDSDLVNMIYLRYNPDTKDFFVGNLDGKRVVDIGFETLNNSAKLRAIEKTFVPDGNWFNVQTIINAWNEHPLFDQMATFLYHAHVCPGVQPGFFITDYIQNNYPLSENESYTYIASNIYCKDDSLTYLLDLSPGLGNFFVQKLPKNETENGLSQGVLIVWDDNLKIGRAMIVNFQNGKIDTSKYVTSEAQRANMIKGFIDMYGNRPNDDIKSRPTITTVSEKWITEEQFNMLKQGVGAGFNSISYLKSLANVTKEDLLKAMNQNSNNSNSNSNTNSNSSSNSNSNSNSNAQVPNVNPSQSSSVGTSGSVISSPSASVSAQNNEADDSQNDQGDAKSYEISKSPAAKSVDSNSLIYALIGVLAIGILLGVGYIKRDKK
- a CDS encoding phosphoserine phosphatase, whose amino-acid sequence is MKTGNGIVKKYSREYKRTLKSGEQKKYTTQQIQITIPKNEDIYQDKEEVLIIPNNEIENFKGLEEEIEFLKVANYFYVEEVEELQKKIDENLDFTSEYKKEIEKLKNEINSLKDIEDEYKSMKKSNIDSLKQENLNIKDKHSKLIVENENLKTKFTNIKIENENLKTRYTSIKEENKNLKNKCSNLKDEHATIKDSYNQISTKYDQLKQESFNTRTNYAEIYEMNENLEKEYDSLRLEYNELVDRFNELEEELYKVKSTKSHNEFIANKVKEFILKNGK
- a CDS encoding zinc ribbon domain-containing protein — encoded protein: MGFCNSCGRPIVKADYGTNKDGSLNPEFCCDCYQNGEYTEPDITLQEMIIRKTREMMDKNPRLSETQATGITAFVIPGLKRWNPEFQDDY
- a CDS encoding bifunctional 5,6,7,8-tetrahydromethanopterin hydro-lyase/3-hexulose-6-phosphate synthase, whose protein sequence is MYKIGEALIGDGPELAHIDLLIGDKFGPVGQAFANGLSNLSVGHTPLTSVIRPNLMTKPATLIIPKVTVGDLEDAGKIFGPAQTAVARAVADAVEDGYIPKEIVEDIVINVSVFIDPSAKDYRKIYQYNYGATKLAIRRAMEDYPSIDKVLAEKDRGTHPIMGFKVKKLWSPPYLQVALDLDNEAAMEKIINDLPDNDRILLEAGTPLVKKFGVGIIGKIRALRPDAFIIADLKTLDVGRVEVKMAADETADAVAISGLGTVESIAKAIHETQKQGIYSILDMMNVAEFEEKLAKLPEGLKPDIVLLHRNVDMETYRAEHGEDTSDMTEWGNIKDIKAKLGDKGLIAVAGGIKPNNVEEAINKGANIIIAGRYIIGSRDVRRAAQDFLEHFDPDPDNMRLAMDEDENIEVKDE